The following proteins are encoded in a genomic region of Vespa velutina chromosome 23, iVesVel2.1, whole genome shotgun sequence:
- the LOC124956687 gene encoding uncharacterized protein LOC124956687 isoform X3, which yields MTLKCLPREVNYLLCHFEDVKIGKWSSKRFDREGALPARNITYERFDFSVNNFAINFHQNGIYNYIVEKDDKLVNQILIDMFRTIVNQLNVGINLDRRDDNFQEKQIFFMGECPANYKILRSKINNHCDNKKFDLELINDSKLNDNEVIRIKRQIILDQCVPSDLYYFIGRDIHNIIFENTTDRLISSESNTRITKNCFTTETLNIVDIYDQEHKKLGNVLDHIYLSLDSIHPAQGSSKWIENPTSIDTIVKTRSNYKIN from the exons ATGACATTGAAATGTCTACCGAGAGAAGTCAATTATTTGCTTTGCCATTTCGAGGATGTCAAAATTGGTAAATGGTCGTCGAAAAGGTTCGATCGTGAAGGAGCATTACCAGCAAGGAACATCACCTACGAAAGATTTGACTTCAGtgttaataattttgcaatcaattttcatcaaaatgggatctataattatattgtagaAAAGGATGACAAACTCGTTAATCAGATTTTAATCGACATGTTTCGAACGATCGTTAATCAACTTAACGTTGGAATCAATTTAGATCGAAGGGATGATAATTTTCAAGAGaaacagattttttttatgGGTGAGTGCCCGGCCAATTACAAAATACttcgatcgaaaattaataatcattgcgataataaaaaatttgatttggaattaataaatgattcgAAATTGAATGACAACGAGGTTATACGAATCAAGAGGCAAATTATTCTAGATCAATGTGTTCCATCTgatctatattatttcattggaaGGGATAttcacaatattatttttgaaaacacCACCGATCGTTTG atATCATCGGAGAGTAATACGAGGATTACGAAAAATTGTTTCACCACCGAGACATTAAATATCGTTGATATATACGATCAAGAGCACAAAAAACTCGGTAATGTTCtcgatcatatatatttatcacttGATTCTATTCATCCGGCGCAAGGTAGTTCAAAATGGATTGAAAATCCGACGTCCATCGATACCATCGTG
- the LOC124956687 gene encoding uncharacterized protein LOC124956687 isoform X1 gives MNFILIPFFLATNLIINDDAWYNGPEYSFSVHWSIISDLEKEKGRYLGKALLMTLKCLPREVNYLLCHFEDVKIGKWSSKRFDREGALPARNITYERFDFSVNNFAINFHQNGIYNYIVEKDDKLVNQILIDMFRTIVNQLNVGINLDRRDDNFQEKQIFFMGECPANYKILRSKINNHCDNKKFDLELINDSKLNDNEVIRIKRQIILDQCVPSDLYYFIGRDIHNIIFENTTDRLISSESNTRITKNCFTTETLNIVDIYDQEHKKLGNVLDHIYLSLDSIHPAQGSSKWIENPTSIDTIVKTRSNYKIN, from the exons ATGAACTTCATTCTGATACCATTTTTCCTAG cAACTAATTTGATAATCAACGATGATGCTTGGTACAACGGACCGGAATATTCATTTTCTGTACATTGGAGCATAATCTCGGAtctcgaaaaggaaaaaggtcgTTACTTGGGTAAAGCTTTACTAATGACATTGAAATGTCTACCGAGAGAAGTCAATTATTTGCTTTGCCATTTCGAGGATGTCAAAATTGGTAAATGGTCGTCGAAAAGGTTCGATCGTGAAGGAGCATTACCAGCAAGGAACATCACCTACGAAAGATTTGACTTCAGtgttaataattttgcaatcaattttcatcaaaatgggatctataattatattgtagaAAAGGATGACAAACTCGTTAATCAGATTTTAATCGACATGTTTCGAACGATCGTTAATCAACTTAACGTTGGAATCAATTTAGATCGAAGGGATGATAATTTTCAAGAGaaacagattttttttatgGGTGAGTGCCCGGCCAATTACAAAATACttcgatcgaaaattaataatcattgcgataataaaaaatttgatttggaattaataaatgattcgAAATTGAATGACAACGAGGTTATACGAATCAAGAGGCAAATTATTCTAGATCAATGTGTTCCATCTgatctatattatttcattggaaGGGATAttcacaatattatttttgaaaacacCACCGATCGTTTG atATCATCGGAGAGTAATACGAGGATTACGAAAAATTGTTTCACCACCGAGACATTAAATATCGTTGATATATACGATCAAGAGCACAAAAAACTCGGTAATGTTCtcgatcatatatatttatcacttGATTCTATTCATCCGGCGCAAGGTAGTTCAAAATGGATTGAAAATCCGACGTCCATCGATACCATCGTG
- the LOC124956687 gene encoding uncharacterized protein LOC124956687 isoform X2 — MNFILIPFFLATNLIINDDAWYNGPEYSFSVHWSIISDLEKEKGRYLGKALLMTLKCLPREVNYLLCHFEDVKIGKWSSKRFDREGALPARNITYERFDFSVNNFAINFHQNGIYNYIVEKDDKLVNQILIDMFRTIVNQLNVGINLDRRDDNFQEKQIFFMGECPANYKILRSKINNHCDNKKFDLELINDSKLNDNEVIRIKRQIILDQCVPSDLYYFIGRDIHNIIFENTTDRLISSESNTRITKNCFTTETLNIVDIYDQEHKKLGYVFKETA; from the exons ATGAACTTCATTCTGATACCATTTTTCCTAG cAACTAATTTGATAATCAACGATGATGCTTGGTACAACGGACCGGAATATTCATTTTCTGTACATTGGAGCATAATCTCGGAtctcgaaaaggaaaaaggtcgTTACTTGGGTAAAGCTTTACTAATGACATTGAAATGTCTACCGAGAGAAGTCAATTATTTGCTTTGCCATTTCGAGGATGTCAAAATTGGTAAATGGTCGTCGAAAAGGTTCGATCGTGAAGGAGCATTACCAGCAAGGAACATCACCTACGAAAGATTTGACTTCAGtgttaataattttgcaatcaattttcatcaaaatgggatctataattatattgtagaAAAGGATGACAAACTCGTTAATCAGATTTTAATCGACATGTTTCGAACGATCGTTAATCAACTTAACGTTGGAATCAATTTAGATCGAAGGGATGATAATTTTCAAGAGaaacagattttttttatgGGTGAGTGCCCGGCCAATTACAAAATACttcgatcgaaaattaataatcattgcgataataaaaaatttgatttggaattaataaatgattcgAAATTGAATGACAACGAGGTTATACGAATCAAGAGGCAAATTATTCTAGATCAATGTGTTCCATCTgatctatattatttcattggaaGGGATAttcacaatattatttttgaaaacacCACCGATCGTTTG atATCATCGGAGAGTAATACGAGGATTACGAAAAATTGTTTCACCACCGAGACATTAAATATCGTTGATATATACGATCAAGAGCACAAAAAACTCG